The following are from one region of the Nymphaea colorata isolate Beijing-Zhang1983 chromosome 7, ASM883128v2, whole genome shotgun sequence genome:
- the LOC116257498 gene encoding ATP-dependent 6-phosphofructokinase 3-like isoform X1: MSEAESGENGVGLVKLMGWIYCYVLYVGWQRCGPGGGLFEFIEHRLRENGHMVIVIAEGGGQNLIEEHLRDMEHKDASGNKVLLDVGLWLSHKIKDHFAKEKIVMNLTYIDPTYMIRAIPSNASDNVYCTLLVHSAVHGAMAGYLGFTVGPVNGRHAYIPIYRVTEKQNQVCITDRMWARLLSSANQPTFLSPEDIEEAKSKGESSIQDLQMFLEDGKALSEDGNFSATS; this comes from the exons ATGTCTGAAGCTGAAAGTGGTGAAAATGGTGTGGGCCTTGTCAAGCTGATGGGCTG GATTTATTGCTATGTACTCTACGTTGGCTGGCAGAGATGTG GGCCGGGGGGAGGACTCTTCGAATTCATAGAGCACAGACTCAGAGAGAATGGTCATATGGTTATTGTTATAGCAGAAGGTGGTGGGCAGAATCTTATTGAGGAGCACTTGCGCGACATGGAACACAAGGATGCTTCGGGAAACAAGGTCCTTCTTGACGTTGGGCTGTGGCTTTCTCACAAGATCAAG GACCACTTTGCCAAGGAAAAGATTGTAATGAACCTCACATACATAG ATCCCACATACATGATTCGTGCCATTCCTAGCAATGCTTCAGACAACGTCTATTGCACGCTTCTCGTTCATAGTGCTGTCCATGGCGCCATGGCTGGATACTTGGGCTTCACTGTCGGTCCTGTTAACGGCAGGCATGCTTATATACCTATCTAC CGTGTGACTGAGAAGCAGAATCAAGTCTGTATAACTGACCGTATGTGGGCGAGGTTGCTTTCCTCTGCGAACCAACCTACCTTCCTCAGCCCAGAGGACATTGAAGAAGCCAAGAGTAAGGGAGAGTCGAGCATTCAAGATCTACAAATGTTCTTGGAAGACGGGAAGGCCTTGAGTGAGGACGGCAATTTCTCGGCGACGTCATAA
- the LOC116257498 gene encoding ATP-dependent 6-phosphofructokinase 3-like isoform X2, which yields MSEFSPIYCYVLYVGWQRCGPGGGLFEFIEHRLRENGHMVIVIAEGGGQNLIEEHLRDMEHKDASGNKVLLDVGLWLSHKIKDHFAKEKIVMNLTYIDPTYMIRAIPSNASDNVYCTLLVHSAVHGAMAGYLGFTVGPVNGRHAYIPIYRVTEKQNQVCITDRMWARLLSSANQPTFLSPEDIEEAKSKGESSIQDLQMFLEDGKALSEDGNFSATS from the exons ATGTCTGAATTCTCTCC GATTTATTGCTATGTACTCTACGTTGGCTGGCAGAGATGTG GGCCGGGGGGAGGACTCTTCGAATTCATAGAGCACAGACTCAGAGAGAATGGTCATATGGTTATTGTTATAGCAGAAGGTGGTGGGCAGAATCTTATTGAGGAGCACTTGCGCGACATGGAACACAAGGATGCTTCGGGAAACAAGGTCCTTCTTGACGTTGGGCTGTGGCTTTCTCACAAGATCAAG GACCACTTTGCCAAGGAAAAGATTGTAATGAACCTCACATACATAG ATCCCACATACATGATTCGTGCCATTCCTAGCAATGCTTCAGACAACGTCTATTGCACGCTTCTCGTTCATAGTGCTGTCCATGGCGCCATGGCTGGATACTTGGGCTTCACTGTCGGTCCTGTTAACGGCAGGCATGCTTATATACCTATCTAC CGTGTGACTGAGAAGCAGAATCAAGTCTGTATAACTGACCGTATGTGGGCGAGGTTGCTTTCCTCTGCGAACCAACCTACCTTCCTCAGCCCAGAGGACATTGAAGAAGCCAAGAGTAAGGGAGAGTCGAGCATTCAAGATCTACAAATGTTCTTGGAAGACGGGAAGGCCTTGAGTGAGGACGGCAATTTCTCGGCGACGTCATAA